Proteins from a single region of Deltaproteobacteria bacterium:
- a CDS encoding NADH-quinone oxidoreductase subunit N, which translates to MSLLQQNILDVQRLLPEILLFGVFGVMLTADQFLPRRRKKWIVTLGIAGLAVVGCRLVMEGMTVARSGPVSLFGGMMVVDHFAIFFQWIFLVTTVVALLMAVRSDEIEKQNEGEYYILTVAVCFGMFFLAASTHLLMILLSFEMISIVSYVLAGYLRGDPRSSESGIKYVIYGAFTTGIMIYGMSLLYGLTGSLQIERIHDFLMTARTGVVPVTVILLMISAGMLYKIAAVPFHMWSPDVYEGAPTAATAFFSVGPKAAGFAILIRFFLVTFGKDFQVDWRQIMAILSMATMTIGNYTALRQENVKRMLAYSSISHAGYLLMGMAVASPAGRSAILFYLLVYMVMNSGAFIVVLALENILHDSDLAIYRGIGTRLPLPAVTMVIFLVSLAGLPPTAGFVGKFFLFKAVIAEKLYLLALVGIVNSLVALYYYMRVVKAMYMEQPEQALPQEMSVTPLYRFLLVLSAVPILYLGIFFETVYHISAQVVFG; encoded by the coding sequence ATGTCTTTACTGCAACAGAATATTCTCGATGTGCAGCGCCTCCTTCCGGAGATCCTTCTCTTCGGTGTCTTTGGGGTGATGCTGACGGCCGACCAGTTTCTGCCGAGACGGCGGAAAAAGTGGATCGTTACTTTGGGGATTGCGGGGCTGGCTGTTGTCGGTTGTCGTCTGGTCATGGAAGGAATGACGGTGGCCCGATCGGGGCCGGTTTCCCTCTTCGGAGGAATGATGGTTGTCGATCATTTCGCGATCTTTTTCCAGTGGATCTTCCTGGTCACGACCGTTGTTGCCCTGCTGATGGCTGTCCGCTCGGACGAGATTGAGAAACAGAACGAAGGGGAATACTACATTCTGACCGTGGCGGTCTGCTTCGGGATGTTCTTTCTTGCCGCCTCGACTCACCTGTTGATGATCCTCCTCTCCTTCGAGATGATCAGCATCGTCTCCTACGTGCTGGCCGGCTACCTGCGGGGGGATCCCCGGTCGAGCGAATCCGGGATCAAGTACGTGATCTACGGCGCTTTTACGACGGGGATCATGATCTACGGGATGTCTCTTCTCTACGGCCTGACCGGGTCATTGCAGATTGAGCGGATTCACGATTTCCTGATGACCGCCCGGACAGGGGTGGTTCCCGTGACGGTGATTCTCCTGATGATCTCGGCGGGGATGCTCTACAAGATCGCCGCCGTTCCCTTTCATATGTGGTCGCCCGATGTCTATGAAGGGGCACCGACGGCGGCGACCGCTTTCTTCTCCGTCGGTCCGAAGGCGGCGGGGTTCGCCATCCTGATCCGGTTCTTCCTGGTGACCTTCGGCAAGGATTTTCAGGTTGACTGGCGGCAGATCATGGCGATCCTCTCGATGGCGACGATGACGATCGGGAATTATACGGCGCTCAGGCAGGAGAACGTGAAACGGATGCTGGCCTACTCCAGTATCAGCCATGCCGGATATCTCCTTATGGGAATGGCCGTGGCCTCGCCCGCGGGACGCAGTGCCATCCTTTTCTATCTCCTTGTTTACATGGTGATGAATTCGGGCGCCTTTATCGTGGTCCTCGCACTGGAGAACATTCTGCACGATTCGGACCTTGCGATTTACAGAGGGATCGGGACCCGGCTGCCGCTGCCGGCGGTGACGATGGTCATCTTTCTTGTCTCTCTCGCCGGTCTTCCCCCCACGGCCGGTTTTGTGGGAAAATTCTTCCTCTTCAAGGCGGTGATCGCCGAGAAGCTCTATCTTCTGGCCCTGGTGGGCATTGTCAACAGCCTGGTTGCTCTCTATTACTATATGCGGGTGGTCAAAGCGATGTATATGGAACAGCCGGAGCAGGCGTTGCCGCAGGAGATGTCGGTAACGCCGCTCTATCGTTTTCTGCTGGTCTTGTCGGCGGTGCCGATACTTTATCTTGGGATTTTCTTCGAAACGGTTTATCATATATCGGCCCAAGTCGTGTTCGGGTAG
- a CDS encoding GGDEF domain-containing protein, with protein MSQGIAIEKKIVSPDLARKTNPIPYDPGYYEEKIAKLEREVRALRSYKKMAVIDHLTHIFNRRYFDNRLGEEIARMSRQGFPFCVAIVDLDHFKKINDSHGHQVGDQVLRKFAQFLKKNLRRVDVVCRIGGEEFAVIMPDTDITAGLTIMERILQRLIQKPLTIPSHSPVAVSFSCGIVSNCQSFMQNGEILEVADQALYEAKRNGRKQVMARCC; from the coding sequence ATGAGTCAAGGCATAGCCATTGAGAAGAAGATCGTTTCACCCGACCTCGCCCGTAAAACCAATCCCATCCCCTACGATCCCGGATACTATGAGGAAAAGATCGCAAAACTGGAAAGAGAGGTCCGGGCACTTCGCTCCTACAAGAAAATGGCCGTCATCGATCATCTGACCCATATCTTCAACCGGCGCTACTTCGACAACCGCCTGGGAGAAGAGATCGCCCGCATGTCCCGGCAAGGTTTTCCTTTCTGCGTCGCGATTGTCGACCTCGACCATTTCAAAAAAATCAACGACAGCCATGGCCATCAGGTCGGGGACCAGGTCCTCCGCAAGTTTGCACAATTCCTGAAGAAAAATCTGAGGCGGGTGGATGTGGTCTGCCGGATCGGCGGTGAGGAGTTTGCCGTCATCATGCCCGACACGGATATCACGGCCGGCCTTACGATCATGGAGAGAATCCTGCAACGGCTGATACAAAAGCCCCTGACGATCCCTTCTCATTCCCCTGTAGCGGTGAGCTTCAGTTGCGGAATCGTCTCAAACTGTCAATCCTTTATGCAAAACGGAGAGATTCTTGAAGTGGCCGACCAGGCGCTCTACGAGGCAAAACGGAACGGGAGAAAGCAGGTCATGGCCCGCTGTTGTTAA